A genomic stretch from uncultured Pseudodesulfovibrio sp. includes:
- a CDS encoding serine/threonine protein kinase — MASVRELVERFQPELVLRRFGRVVDDTSEFMSIGPGDVIAVNGCNYLVHRDAVERGSAYKDTKFWVKKCMELETGAPKLLKLVFHESFYLQYGNMRIKCYRSPHKEARMLDRVHGDMRYMQGCSVRDTAGNLVRIIDIISGKRIDLVLASIKVDHAEYFKNHFPYFFRQFIGACQAISDLHAQDEVHGDINLDHLMREHTTNDLRWIDFDYAYGVCANPFALDLFGLGRILACITGKQLYTNHNLREAGFVDSPSLCPADFSCVRKNEVMNLRALFPYVPEFLNRILLHFSQGAEIGYDSVEELIEDMQAVKL, encoded by the coding sequence ATGGCTTCGGTGCGCGAATTGGTGGAAAGGTTCCAACCCGAACTCGTCCTTCGTCGTTTTGGGCGTGTGGTCGATGATACTTCCGAATTCATGTCCATCGGCCCGGGTGACGTCATTGCCGTGAACGGCTGCAACTACCTTGTTCACAGGGATGCGGTTGAAAGGGGAAGTGCATACAAGGACACCAAGTTCTGGGTTAAAAAATGCATGGAACTTGAGACAGGCGCTCCCAAATTGCTCAAGCTCGTGTTTCATGAGAGCTTTTACCTGCAATACGGAAATATGCGCATCAAATGCTACCGCAGTCCGCACAAGGAAGCACGCATGCTCGACAGGGTGCATGGCGATATGCGGTATATGCAGGGCTGCTCCGTCCGCGACACGGCGGGTAATCTCGTCCGGATTATTGATATCATCTCCGGCAAGCGTATCGACCTTGTGCTGGCCTCCATCAAGGTCGATCATGCCGAGTATTTCAAGAACCATTTCCCGTATTTTTTCAGGCAGTTTATCGGGGCCTGTCAGGCCATTTCCGATCTGCACGCACAGGATGAGGTCCACGGCGACATCAATCTCGATCATCTCATGCGTGAACACACGACCAACGACCTTCGATGGATCGATTTCGACTACGCATACGGGGTCTGCGCCAACCCGTTTGCTTTGGACCTTTTCGGTCTGGGCCGAATTCTAGCCTGTATCACCGGCAAACAACTGTATACCAACCACAACCTGCGGGAAGCGGGCTTCGTCGATTCTCCTTCCCTGTGTCCCGCCGACTTCTCCTGCGTGCGTAAGAATGAGGTCATGAATCTGCGCGCGCTTTTTCCCTATGTTCCCGAGTTCCTCAATCGAATCCTTCTCCATTTTTCCCAGGGAGCGGAAATCGGCTACGACTCCGTTGAAGAACTCATTGAGGATATGCAGGCCGTAAAGCTGTGA
- a CDS encoding universal stress protein: MTISPFDTAIRHVRAASSGEHSQSGQPSATPNLLIPLAKPSKAGAGLDFITHFFTNKATIQLTLMHIPPSQAAVWVEETNFESVDLLDMRIKTADRQGKAIVEHAGRKLRAAGFPAENIKEKVAPPQMSKAKDIIREASKGLYDAVVLGRRVHEGLAEIMDQSVCRELLEGLSHAISFPLWLCRLPEPGRTNVLLCVDGSDPSDRMADHVGFMLSHDPGHTVTVLNVHDPAKSNPLDAESIVNHAVEVMVEAGMPMDRIIQRIIRGTNPARLIREEYLGGKYAAVALGSAGADRGFWNKLFVGSVARTLFKDLRGAALWVCF, translated from the coding sequence ATGACAATATCCCCATTCGACACCGCTATACGGCATGTGCGGGCTGCGTCATCCGGCGAGCACTCGCAGTCTGGTCAGCCGTCCGCGACTCCCAATTTGCTCATCCCCCTGGCCAAACCTTCCAAGGCCGGGGCCGGGCTGGATTTCATCACCCATTTTTTTACCAACAAAGCCACGATTCAGTTGACTCTCATGCATATTCCACCTTCCCAGGCCGCGGTTTGGGTCGAGGAAACGAATTTTGAAAGTGTGGATTTGCTGGATATGCGAATCAAGACAGCCGACAGGCAAGGAAAGGCCATTGTCGAGCACGCCGGTCGCAAGCTTCGGGCAGCCGGTTTCCCGGCTGAAAACATCAAGGAAAAAGTCGCTCCGCCCCAGATGAGTAAGGCCAAGGATATCATACGCGAGGCCAGCAAAGGGTTATACGACGCTGTGGTCCTGGGGCGTCGCGTTCATGAGGGGCTGGCCGAGATCATGGACCAGTCCGTGTGCCGCGAGCTGTTGGAAGGACTCTCACACGCCATCAGTTTTCCGCTCTGGCTGTGTCGGTTGCCCGAACCCGGACGCACGAACGTCCTGCTTTGTGTTGACGGGTCCGATCCCTCCGACCGCATGGCCGACCATGTGGGGTTCATGCTTTCCCATGACCCCGGGCACACTGTGACCGTTTTGAACGTTCACGATCCCGCCAAATCCAATCCACTGGACGCCGAGTCTATCGTCAACCACGCCGTGGAGGTCATGGTCGAGGCGGGGATGCCCATGGACCGCATCATCCAGCGAATAATCCGCGGAACCAATCCGGCACGGCTGATCCGGGAGGAATATCTCGGGGGCAAATATGCGGCCGTCGCTCTGGGCAGTGCCGGGGCCGACCGAGGCTTCTGGAACAAGCTCTTTGTCGGGTCCGTGGCCCGGACGCTTTTCAAAGATCTGCGGGGCGCAGCGCTATGGGTTTGTTTCTAG